attaaatacaGTTATGCAAAGTTTTATAccagaaatatatttttaatagaaatatgGATAGGTAGAGTAGGGAGTAAATTAGCTAGACTTAGGTAATTACTTTtcaattaatatgatttttaaatatatttttttttgcaaaatttaaaattatagatcaagtttttattaaaaattaggatcataatttaaaactaaaattctgTTTTTAAGTGAATTTAAAAtgtgaaatcaaaatttcaagttataatttaattgttaAAAATATCATAAGCAAACACAAATTTCAAATCTAAACTTGAAATGCCATAGATTTTGTGTCCTTGCAAATCCATTTTTTCCAACAACTAATTGTAGCTATAATAATCCTAACTAGTAAGATTATGAAGAATATCATACTCTAATATTCTCTCCATtgcaaaataattaaattgttaaGATGcttcatatcttttttttaaaaaaattatgacataaattagatattatttttcatttttatccgtattaattattgtcaaatatatctttaaaataactaaatattaataattcaaagttgttgaagaagaaggaaacagacgattgaaacatgtcaaaggaacagGTTCAACGTAGTTGACTGACCTATGTGCAGCAAGTGTTGATAAAGAAGGAAGAGAAAGATGCAGAAGACAACAACATTGTTGATAACaaggaggaggattgtccaaaccttataaggagtccacccatttCATTAACCatcgatgtgggacttttgtcattctttaacatccCACCTCACgtccagtgcttagcatctggtgcgtggacAACTTTGATTTTGGGGGTCCCAATATCGGGTGAAACGGaccgtgctctgataccatgtgaaattaggtcttcggcctaactcacaccccaaaaggtAACTCAAAGGGAGGAAGATTGTTCAAGCCTTATAGgaagtccacccatctcattaacaaCCGATgcgggacttttgtcattctttatcAAAAGCAATTAAAGTTTCTTGAACTCATCAGATGGTAAATGCAAATGAAGggtaaaatttgaagaatattctaaaagtatatttttgaatatcaaacaattatgttgatttgaaatatgaaaatgtttcaaaaattcaattattttgaaataaaagaagtaTTATCAATTAGCTAAGGCACAGAATGTCTTGATGTCTTTCTATGGAGAaacttataataaatataacacATTTCAAAATTGTGTTAGCGCAACTGATAttcatctaaaaatatatgtttataatatgttattgtattgatcatatcaaatcatatcttatgtataattattttgttatatcgTTATCTTAGATGTTTTGTACTTAATACGAATTTATGCATCTATGAAatgtatcaaataaataaaaaaatgattaagaTATGATTTGAAGCAAATAAATAAAGATTGGAGAATAGCTGAGCtcatatataactaattttagttgaatttaaatattcttaaatatttttttttcaataatttactTTTTCAAGAATTACTTGTAAGTCTAATGTcaactaataaattttttttcactgtatgatatttatattaggGACCCGactatttcaatataaataatatcatgCTACTCTATTTAGTCAGCTAACAAATAGCCAAGTCTTTAATggaaaaacatataataataaaaatgttgcATTTCAGACTTGTGTAGTTGCCATTTTAATAAACTCAATTGGGTCTTCAATAATATATCCTCtagtattaaaataataataataaaaatgtgtagTAAATGGAGCCTTGACTTAATAAGTATTTTCACATGTTATTATAATGTTGGATTATTTTGAAACATAAAATTGTGGGAACAAAGTAcatgtgtattttatttttttatttgaaattagttGACCTaaaaccttttaaaaaaaaaaaaacaaaatggcCCACAATAACAAATGAAATTCCTACACATTCAATTTAATACAAAGACTATTCTTTacatttcttaattaaaaaattttagaaagtcatattcatatacattcGCTGTAAATTGGCTGGAACCTTAATGTAATCACGTTACTACTAATTACTttgataacaaaattataattaaactagtaattaattagtagtatatttatttattacatttatttatgtaattacCAATTCATCCTtctctttcaacttttttttctttttatttttcactcgGTGTCCTGAATTCACATTAAAATCCGACTATTCCGGATTTATATTGTGTAGTCACTATTTGGGGGTGGAGAGGGTGGGGGGAGGGAATGTTCCCTATCAAAGATTTTTCCATGCTCGATATCCAGAACCACATTAGAATCTGACTATTCTGAATCATCGCAGCGTAGCCCACTAGGGAAGCGCTCCCTATCAAAGATTTTTCCTTACTCAATATCCAAAATTTATATTGAAGTCCGACTATTCTGAATCCGCGCTATGTAGGTACTCAATTTTCGAACCTGAAACTTTTGATTACACTTTCCACTTTGAAACTTGATTCCTCCTCCCTTTTTTTAACTAAACATtcatctcatttttttttttaaataaggtaCCAATAGTTGTGATTGCATACACCAAATTGgttgattaagaaaaaaaaaattgaaatatataattgtttGTTTGGTGAGATTGGTTTCCTAGAAACTAATAATGCCAAGCCACCCTTTTAACAAACTTGTGTTGAATACTTATAAGACTTTTTAGAATTAATAATCAATCACacgttttttaaaaatattaacttaaaaaaCGTACTTTTATTTCTTAACAAAATTCATCGATCAAACGTCATGTTCGATAAAATTCGAAAATCTGATCCATCACCTAGGCCTTCTTTACATTTGCAAAATGTCAGCGTGTTTATCcctaataaaaattgaatttatatttgaaattgtGGATTAGAATGAAgaaagagaatattttttatgttaaataacTTGCTAATGAACATAACAAGGGATAATAAATAAGAACAACATATTAATTAGCAGGTATTAAATCGAAGAAATTAAGTAAATCTTATAAAGTGATTCAGAAATACTGCAAATTTTTTAACAGTTAATTGAACAAACATGTGAAGACAAATGGTTTTACTtgctccttttttatttttacctgatatattttttaaaaaagaaatattgattAAGAATTTACTTCAGTAAAATTAGCTATTTTTTAGAAATCTGAATTTGAcactaatatttatttagttatattTAATAGTAAAAACAATACAATAAACCTCTCCTAATTTGctagaacaaaaaaataaatataaaaaccaaataaaaatgaaactcAGAGAGTATTAAATAGTCGAAATCAGTCATGAAATTAACGTACTATAATAAAAATCTTTTGGTGGatctattcataattgaatggaaataaattaataaacattAAGGATGCGTTTGGTATAAAAAAATAccattttcttaaaaagttaTAGAAGATTTTCACTTATTTTCTAGTATTTAAATGGTAAGTAAATATAACTTCAAAAGATATTTATTGTAATctagaaaaatattatcaatttaaGTGaatggaaaatattattttttctacttCTATTGACACCTTATTTGTATAGTTGATGCCCTTTAAGTTTTATAatattgtattaattaaatCCATCGTTATGTAACTATAAAAAGTCTCCTATTGTATCCTTTTCCCTACTTcttaaatacaataaaaaaaattatagctttatcattcaaattattGATGTCTGAAATTATgtaaccaataaaaaaaatatgatgtatCTGTTTGCAACAATTTTAAAGTGACAGAAAAGAAATTgcaatcataataaaataaaaaaaaacataactttaTTGATAAAGATTGTGAGAGTGTAGATTTGATTAAACTCAAAGACAAGTCTTGAAGTACGTATTCTTCTACCTTCACAACTAGATTTAATTTATGAGAGAAATAGATGAAGGATAAATTTTGTCCCACTGGACGTGCCAATTTATTCGCGATAAATTTTAAACACGTGAAAAGAAAATCAaccataaataaaattttaaaaaacaagaaTATTTATTGATTAATCAATGCGAGTACAATTCTGTTCCTTCCTCGATTCTACTCTCCTTGAGATTTATTTTCTCGAACTAGCATgttttagatttgacctctatactgaatatttcatgaatttgcGGAATGTTCGAAATGTCTTTTCAAGGAAATATAAATATCTACATTATCCAAACGTAATATAATTCCATTAAgacaatacaatatattatgaaataatacatctaaatgatatataaaatttattttctttgcccaatcaaacataattttttttttttttttttcattaccaAACACAATCACACCCTAAGTACCACTTTAGTTAGTAATTAAGCAACCAACAATAACCTAATTAAAAActacattaattaaaaaaaagtctatAAAGAGTTTAACTTCAACAATCACTCCACGCGCCGACCCATAAGTGTGAGTAAGAATTTCCGGCGAAAAATCCTCTTTCTTTAGCAGCCTCTCcttcctttatatatatacattcattttcctaattttacaccaaaaaaataaaataaaaactatcttcttttctctctctttttcaacACAATTTtgagaggaaaaaaaataaataaatcatgacTTCCGAATTGATTTATCGTGGACCGGAATCAGTTCCGGTGACCGACGGTTACACTCCCAAACCACATAAACCATGGTTTACTGTAATTCGTCCCCTTCGTTACTTGCTCCGAGAACAGAGAATTGTTTTTCTATTCGCAGGCATTGCTATCGCTTCTCTAATTTTTGCTTTTTTACCGTCTTCTCGTTCCTCCGGAGGATCGAGCTACGCTAACACCGGGATCTACGATTCGTACTTACCGTCGGAGTCGACTGAGTCTCAGGTGGCTCACCGTATGATCTATCAGAATCGGGTCGGGTTCGGGTCGATTAATTCCGGTGGGAAGATCCCGTTGGGATTAAAGCGGAAGGTTTTGAGGATTGTGGTGACTGGTGGTGCTGGTTTTGTTGGTAGTCATTTAGTGGATCGTTTGATTGCTAGAGGTGATAGTGTGATCGTCGTTGATAATTTCTTCACCGGACGGAAAGAGAATGTTATGCATCATTTTGGTAACCCTAGGTTTGAGCTTATTAGACATGATGTTGTTGAGCCACTTTTGCTTGAAGTTGACCAGATCTATCATCTCGCTTGCCCTGCTTCTCCTGTTCATTACAAGCATAATCCCGTCAAAACTATTATATCCTTTTTTCTTTAGAATTATCATTAGTTTTGATTACGtgcataaaattatattaaatatattattatcgtCGTTTCATCCTTGACGGATTAATTTTTACAAGACTAATGTAGTTGGTACTTTGAACATGCTGGGATTGGCTAAAAGAGTCGGTGCGAGGTTTTTGCTAACCAGCACTAGCGAAGTGTACGGTGATCCTTTAGAACATCCACAGAAGGAGACATACTGGGGCAATGTTAATCCTATTGGtaagactttttatttttttttctatttcctatttttagttaatttttttaaaatatctcttaattttaatttcacattatatgTTTATTAAAAACAAcgcaaataaattgaaacgaaaGAATTAATTCACGTTAGCTATGGTCTTTTGATGGTTCATGGTAAAAATGTGGAGCCACGTGTTGAACGATGATGAGTGCTAATGACGTTTCTGTCCTTAGATCGGGTCgggaaaattattttaatttaattttttttgtcaacgATGATACCGTGATTTGCGGGTCCGGCCGCTTCATTCACCTATCTTTAtgtctttcattttaattcAATTGGCGCGCCCTTTTCTATTCAatcttttctctctcttttattttgtccttgaaaattaaattagcttaagtaattaatttcttgtctttttctctttttccttttgagtCTTTTGATACTTTACGTTTcgattttttgtttgattttttattttattttaaaaaattatgatacatTTAAgataatatgatataaaaatattttagtatattttactCCTTTCGTATTATAACAATAGTTGTTCACTATACTATTTTGAAATGTTCAATAATACTTATTTGCTTTATTAAATATTCCCttcgtttaaaaaataattacctcctttcctttttagtatagttcaaaaagaatgatctctttcttttttggtaataaatttccacgtggcatgtttaaggccacaagattaaaggacaattttatatatttgacataactttgaTTAAGGATCACATGATcgaaaatcttttttattttcttaaactccgtgctaagtcaaactaggtcattcaAATTAGAaactaagagcctgtttggttcagcttaaaagctggtcaaactgacttaaaagctgatttttgacttatttagctgtttggcaatactcaaaataacttattttaagttaaaaaaaacttattttaagccaaaagttaaaagctggggtaggggtgctttttttttttaacttataagctgttttaagttgaccacatttttatctttttgcccttaatatttttatacaatctccaaattacccacataaccctaacatctctttcttccatttttcccttttcacgttcgtcatagcaacttcagcacttttatccaaacgcataactgcttattttaaaaataagtttcagcactttcaaactttcaaaagtactttttttaagcagcttttattaagcccatccaaacgggccctaagttttattcatattttctttaataGACAAGTATTATTGATCATATTTTGGTTTAAGATcgtataatttaaaaaattgctttattttggttGACTTAGTATTATAGTCAAAAtgtgacaaataaattgaaaaatggaGGAAGTTACCATGACAACAATATTATCAATGTGATTCCACAAATGGAGTCTTGTGAAGGTAGAGACTCTTTTCTATAACTTTGTAAAGCATTATAACAACAACCAGTGAAAGAAATATAATAGTGAAACAAATTGTGTTTAACtatgaagaaagagaaataaatatAGTTGGGTAGTAGTtgaattattattgaatttgtaTAGAATATTGGATCTGAAATGTAACTTTAGTTTCCCGCAGACTAACGAAGATGGTCTGTTTTGCCTTTTGTCTATTTTAATGTAAATGGTGGGGTTAACTGACCAAGAAAGTAAAACAGGTGTCCGAAGTTGCTACGATGAGGGAAAACGAACAGCTGAAACATTGACGATGGATTATCACAGAGGTGCAGAAGTTGaggtttgtgtttttttttaacccATAGTCCAGATTAATGTTTACTGTACTTGTTGATAATGTAGACTTCATAGATAATGTAATTGTAGCTCCTCTAGTACTCCATTGTCAAGAAACATAGGACATTTGTCACACCTAACGGTGTGGCCTACTGGTCAATGAAGCAGGATGAGAACCATGAGTTCTCGAGTTTAAATTCCAGGAGAGACAAAAACACAGGTGATATCTTACCATTTGTCCACTACTTGCGAGGTGACAGGTTTCTTGCGTAATTAGTCAAAGTGcgaggaaaaataaaattaacaatcACTCTGGAGCCAACTGTTTTATTCCCTCTATTGCGCATGTACTTGATCATCGATAAATGTACTTTGTATCTAGTGTTGTTAAATATTGTACTATCGGTGTAGTTTAATCTATGATAGCAAGTTAGCTACCGTTTTTATCAGGTTACTAATTACTGTTTATCATAGATATGTACCTGAAATTACCTGTTAAGTAATTTGCTGGTAAAATTATGTCGATGTACCTATGTTGTTACAGGTGAGAATTGCTAGGATCTTTAACACTTATGGACCTCGTATGTGTATTGATGATGGTCGGGTTGTCAGCAACTTTGTCGCTCAGGTGACTCGATTATTTAAATCTAAACGTAAAGTTAATGGATTCTTAAACTAAGCAACAAAAAgcttatataaaatttgtttacaGGCTTTAAGGAAAGAGCCTTTGACAGTTTATGGTGATGGGAAACAAACAAGAAGTTTCCAATTTGTTTCAGATCTGGTACTTTTCTCTCTGTTCTTCgtttttttagcttattttaATACGTTACCTTATTAGTTTTATATGCATTCTTTCGAAGTGGCTTTCAAATGTAAGATTCTTTAATAATTTGACTTGCCATCTAGCTTACAGTTTACAACAtgattagaaaataaataaattaatatctaAAGTAGGGTCCCCCTACTCTGTTGCAAGGTAAAATATTGTAGTGTGGAAGCACATGCCATGTCTAAGTAGAAGCCAGATATCTGGGACccgtatttttatttctatgtaCTCCTTCTGTCCCAATTTACGAGATGTAGTTTGATTGGACACAGGAGTTTAAGAAATATGTGAAGACTTTGCAATGTTCCGAAGTTATGCTTAAAAAGACTGTTCCTTTGTGGAACTTTTATCAAGCAGTAAAACAgtaataaaagtataaaaaccATGGTTTGTGACCTTGATATAACATAAGAAGGAATCTAAACTTGCTTTTTTTGGTTAATGTGAAGGTTGAAGGCTTAATGCGGTTGATGGAAGGAGAACATGTCGGACCCTTCAACCTCGGAAACCCTGGTGAATTCACAATGCTTGAACTTGCTAAGGTATGTAACGACACACTTCTAAACATCCAAATTGATGTTGTGTTTCTTTTGCATTAGCATTTTACAGTGTCGTCAAGCTACAAAATCAGATTTCCGAGGAAAGGATAGAATGTACACAGACAAAATCAGTTTCATACGGCTATCATTTTCAGTCTTAATTTAAGTTAGAAGTGTCTGAGCTTCATCATATGCACAGCTTCAGACATATGTCAAGTATTTCCAATGTGGGCTCTGTAAAACTTTTACCATTTTGTTGACACATTGCCGTCTTTTAATGAATGCCCACAGGTGGTCCAGGAAACCATTGACCCAAATGCACAGATTGTACACAAACCAAACACAGAAGATGACCCACACAAGCGAAAACCTGATATCTCAAAGGCTAAAGAGTTACTTGGTTGGGAACCGAAAGTGGCTCTTAGAAATGGTTTACCTATGATGGTTCAAGACTTCAGGCAACGTATTTTCGGTGATCACAAAGAAGAAAGTGCAAAGATCACCACAGCTTAATAGAAAAGGAAGTGTGTATGTTTGGCTATTTGTTAAACTTGGTAAGGGGTGAAATGCACGCGACGAAAAGATGACTCTCTTGTGTTGATGTAGTTTCAAGCAGAAGTGCAGGCAGCAGAAGACTGAGCTGAGCTCCCCATGTACTTGTTTTGAATAGTTGGTTCTTTGTCAATTTTGTAAttctattattagtattattatccTTTTGTTAACAGTTGATGTAGTCGACCAACTTTCATTATTATCATAAGAATAAAACTGGTACGTATTTTCCCCGAACATATTTTGAAATCCCCATCTTGCTCACAGTGCAATATTTGTATGCGActtcaatatataatatatataggtatatatatacacacactagGCATATTACTTGTGCTTCGAACGGGATTGAACTCCTTTATTAAGCTTATTCAGTAATATTTGTATACATACTAAACATTGTCATAACATTTTATCTTAAGGCAAAGCATGCTTTCGAAATTTTAAAACACTAACATAAGCTTAAACTAATGATTGTTAAAAGACATATTAGGGTTGTAACAATGGAAcgaaacaaaaaagaaaagacgaCCCCATAATTTCTGAGATTTTAAAGAATAGATCATCTTAGGATAGAACATTCTTTTTGCCAGTGTGTTGGTACAAATACAATGGTGTAGTAAGCTACTCAACAGGAGCAAAGTACAAGAATATTCTTTTGTacggaagaagaaaaagttcatGAAAATGCCCCCATATAGCCAACAAAATGTAGTGTCAACAAATGATTATTGTGTTTTTTCAGAAAGTTCACCTCTTTGAATAGTTACAATCTTTAGGAACGGTCACAATCTTTCGAAACctcataaaaatcacaaattttcatttcatgaaagaggaagactaattttgaaaataaataaattcaaaaagaatgaaatcCTAATTTGTGGTGATGCCACATAGACGGACCTAGGGTTCTCTTTATACCCATAAATGATCTGAGTAGTCCCTACCAATGTGTAACTCTCTGAGTAGTCCCTACCAATGTGTAACTCTCCGACGCAGAACCAAATTTAGTTAGGCTCCAATGTGAGCATCAAACACCCCgtggaaaaacaaaaaaaaaagcagatataaagaataattaatGATTAATCTAAAAAATAGCCATACCAAAtcaattaaactaaaaataaccAATAAATGTATAAATACCGACTAGAAAAAGTAAACAATATGAACCCGCTTCTCTCAATTTCAAACTCTCGATATTGCATTTGTCCAGCCAATGCATGTGCCAGAACTAGACATAGTTAAATAGACAAGCACAATGCTCTTCACAATGGACAATCAACAATGTATCTGGAGTTAATGCAAGACAGTTACCGTACATATTAGCTGGTCATAGGATTCaacatacacaaaaaaaacGTTAAACTCCAACGTTTACAATAAGTTTGTGAAGAAGACAACAGTATATAGCAGAACATCAAAATCCTATATCAAGTCTTACAGCAATCAAAGGTGGTGTTCTGCCTAGGCAAATTCCCGAATACGAAAGGTTATACAGAGCTGGTCCAAATCCTAGCTGCTCACGAGTTTTGCTCCAAAGCACAGAAATCCAATTCACCTGCAGTACACAAGTGTATTGAATTAATACCAATGATCAGATATTTAAATACAGGCAAACAAAAATGTGGGAACACCaaggaaaaaattaagaatGTGCATAACCACCCATAAatgcatttcaagttcaaaaaaaaaaaggaagaggaaATGGAACATTTCTGTATGCAGACAGAAATAGCCTCTTCACAGAAAGGTAAGAAAAATGGTATAGATCCAAAAACAACATACCCCGGAATCAGGGCCTGTTTGAATTGGCTTATAAGCCATAAGTTAGGATTTCTAACTTATgacttttgacttatttttgttattttggcaTTAAAATAAGTGCTTATCAGCACTATTCAAATTTACCCAAACACTTGAAAACTGCTTTAAAACTATTTCGGCATAAAAGCACCTGAAATAAGTGAATCCAAACCGGCACTTAATCCCAACAAGTGGGGTTTGGGGAGGAGGGTATAGTGTACACAGACCTTTCCCTACCTTGTAAGGTAAGAGATGATGTTACCGATAGATCTTTGGCTCAAGAAGAGataagaaaacaatatattttcatGCTCTTCCTAATCCCATGCCCTGCTCTAGCAGGAGACACTTTTGAGCACAAGGTTAGTTCTTTCAGTAGCATTTTTACAGTCTTTATACTTCATTAGCTAAACTTGGAGAATAGAACTCGCAGATTTTAATCCAGTAGTTGTTTTCTGATCCCAACCATTGAGCTTCCTATCATATGTATACACATTTTTCTGATATTTATAGGAccattatatttcatttattatagATCTTCATAGTTCATCAGAAAAGACAATTATTTAAATGCTAAGAGTTAGTCATTTTTGAAgttccaaattttatttatgataatatattgataaatttcaCAATAATGGATACAATAAATATTACTTAGCATTTACAGTTCTTTCATACCAAACATTTGATTACATAATAGCAAGTTAAAAGGCGATTGCACTTCAAACATGGACCGATTAAAGGAACTAGCTcctaattcaaataaaattactCCAACCACTATGTCAAAGATCCAACAGTACCTCTCTACTTAGGATTTCGGAGGACAATGATCACAGAATCTCCCCGAAGGAACATCTTGCTGATAAACCTATCTTTGTTAACAGCAACagctttcttttttccttttccagTCTTGGGCACCTGAAgaataaacataaacaacttTGTTAAGTGGAGTCTTTTGGCACAAGTTTCAAATCTAAGACGCATTGCCCTA
The nucleotide sequence above comes from Solanum pennellii chromosome 9, SPENNV200. Encoded proteins:
- the LOC107031722 gene encoding UDP-glucuronic acid decarboxylase 2-like, coding for MTSELIYRGPESVPVTDGYTPKPHKPWFTVIRPLRYLLREQRIVFLFAGIAIASLIFAFLPSSRSSGGSSYANTGIYDSYLPSESTESQVAHRMIYQNRVGFGSINSGGKIPLGLKRKVLRIVVTGGAGFVGSHLVDRLIARGDSVIVVDNFFTGRKENVMHHFGNPRFELIRHDVVEPLLLEVDQIYHLACPASPVHYKHNPVKTIKTNVVGTLNMLGLAKRVGARFLLTSTSEVYGDPLEHPQKETYWGNVNPIGVRSCYDEGKRTAETLTMDYHRGAEVEVRIARIFNTYGPRMCIDDGRVVSNFVAQALRKEPLTVYGDGKQTRSFQFVSDLVEGLMRLMEGEHVGPFNLGNPGEFTMLELAKVVQETIDPNAQIVHKPNTEDDPHKRKPDISKAKELLGWEPKVALRNGLPMMVQDFRQRIFGDHKEESAKITTA